From one Paractinoplanes brasiliensis genomic stretch:
- a CDS encoding LLM class flavin-dependent oxidoreductase, with amino-acid sequence MVPRDLPVDEVLGYAQRAEELGFDELWVVEDLGFRGGVAQAGAVLARTSRITVGIGILPAGARNAAFAAMELATLAQLFPGRVIAGIGHGMPDWMRQVGAWPASPLTLLEEYTIAVRTLLRGEPGPASGRYVKVEGVVIGEKPLVAPPVVLGVRGPRSITVAGRVADGVLLAEPAAPPYVEAAVRQMGGGTRPAGAGRPSDAGQGERELEVITYDAAVVGDDGRAARDLVRPGLAWIGEPDWAPHLAAMPFAEDLARHRRASAGPEEFAATMPDEWVRELALAGTADDVRAQIAARHAAGATSVVMIPAEPDRLDSLNCLARVLPH; translated from the coding sequence ATGGTGCCGCGGGATCTGCCTGTGGACGAGGTACTGGGTTATGCACAGCGGGCCGAGGAGCTCGGGTTCGACGAGCTGTGGGTTGTGGAGGACCTCGGGTTCCGCGGTGGGGTCGCCCAGGCCGGCGCGGTGCTGGCACGGACGTCGAGGATCACGGTGGGGATCGGAATTCTGCCGGCCGGCGCCCGTAATGCGGCGTTCGCGGCGATGGAGCTGGCGACATTGGCGCAGCTGTTCCCGGGCCGGGTGATCGCGGGGATCGGGCACGGCATGCCGGACTGGATGCGGCAGGTGGGCGCCTGGCCGGCCAGCCCGTTGACGTTGCTGGAGGAGTACACGATCGCGGTGCGCACGCTGCTGCGCGGCGAGCCGGGGCCGGCCTCGGGACGGTACGTCAAGGTCGAGGGTGTCGTGATCGGCGAGAAACCGCTGGTGGCGCCGCCGGTCGTGCTGGGCGTGCGCGGGCCCAGGTCGATCACGGTGGCCGGGCGGGTCGCCGACGGGGTGCTGCTGGCGGAACCAGCGGCGCCGCCGTACGTCGAAGCGGCTGTGCGGCAGATGGGCGGCGGCACGCGGCCGGCCGGGGCCGGGCGACCGTCGGATGCTGGCCAAGGTGAGCGTGAGCTTGAGGTGATCACGTACGACGCGGCAGTGGTCGGGGACGACGGGCGGGCCGCTCGTGACCTCGTACGGCCGGGGCTGGCCTGGATCGGCGAACCGGACTGGGCTCCGCACCTGGCCGCCATGCCGTTCGCCGAGGATCTCGCCCGCCACCGCCGGGCGTCGGCGGGCCCGGAGGAGTTCGCGGCCACGATGCCGGACGAATGGGTGCGCGAGCTGGCGTTGGCAGGAACCGCCGACGACGTACGGGCTCAGATCGCGGCCCGGCACGCAGCCGGCGCGACCAGCGTCGTGATGATCCCGGCGGAACCCGACCGCCTCGACTCGTTGAACTGCCTCGCGCGGGTCCTCCCCCATTGA
- a CDS encoding sugar O-acetyltransferase encodes MLTGAMYDDLTAELLAARQRTVLLTSEYNASFGQPQEVREAILRRLLRAVGEGCHFEPTFRCEFGFNISVGDRFYANFDCVMLDGGGITIGDDVLFGPRVGIYTSNHAIDPFERAAGACHAKPVTIGDRVWIGGDVTINQGVSIGDGSIVGSGSVVTRSVPAGVIAVGNPARVLREISDADKTGFNRAP; translated from the coding sequence ATGTTGACGGGGGCGATGTATGACGACCTGACCGCCGAGTTGCTGGCGGCGCGGCAGCGGACCGTGCTGTTGACCAGCGAGTACAACGCGAGTTTCGGGCAACCGCAGGAGGTCCGGGAGGCGATTCTGCGGCGCCTTCTGCGGGCGGTCGGCGAGGGGTGTCATTTCGAGCCGACGTTCCGGTGCGAGTTCGGGTTCAACATCAGCGTCGGTGACCGGTTCTACGCGAACTTCGACTGCGTGATGCTGGACGGCGGGGGCATCACGATCGGTGATGACGTGCTGTTCGGGCCGCGAGTCGGCATCTACACCAGCAACCACGCGATCGATCCGTTCGAGCGGGCAGCCGGCGCGTGTCATGCCAAGCCGGTGACCATCGGCGACCGCGTGTGGATAGGCGGAGATGTGACGATCAACCAGGGCGTCAGCATCGGGGACGGCTCGATCGTGGGGTCGGGCAGCGTAGTGACACGTTCCGTGCCGGCGGGCGTCATTGCGGTGGGTAACCCGGCACGCGTCCTACGCGAGATCAGCGACGCGGACAAGACCGGGTTCAACCGCGCTCCGTAG
- a CDS encoding inositol monophosphatase family protein: MVVDDAELAVAAAVAGATVVREHYGTELAHFEKAPGDFATEADLAAEEAILGMLRAARPGDAFVGEESGRNAGGPGEREWFVDPLCGTLNYAVNTMLVSVNVALRDGQRIVAAASADPFAGEVFWTDGVMARVRETNGQPESGDKRLQPDDTSGIVDLNLDPPFLNAPRFRAARLLLDDRFVARFKPRVVSSTLAVAWVAAGRRAAYVTDGDLRDSVHFAAGIGLCQAAGCVVTALDGGPLHSGSQGLVAAADSDTHSALLEMVAAQLSG; encoded by the coding sequence ATGGTGGTCGATGACGCTGAATTGGCGGTGGCCGCGGCCGTGGCCGGGGCTACGGTTGTCCGAGAGCATTACGGCACAGAGCTTGCCCACTTCGAGAAGGCACCCGGAGACTTCGCCACCGAGGCGGATCTGGCGGCTGAGGAAGCGATCCTGGGAATGCTCCGGGCGGCGCGGCCGGGCGACGCGTTCGTGGGGGAGGAGAGCGGACGCAACGCCGGCGGTCCGGGCGAGCGGGAGTGGTTTGTTGATCCGCTCTGCGGGACGCTCAACTATGCGGTCAACACGATGTTGGTGTCGGTCAATGTTGCTCTACGCGATGGGCAACGAATCGTGGCAGCGGCCTCGGCCGACCCGTTCGCGGGTGAGGTTTTCTGGACCGATGGCGTGATGGCCCGCGTACGGGAAACGAACGGTCAACCGGAGAGCGGAGACAAGCGGCTCCAACCGGATGACACCAGCGGAATCGTTGACCTGAACCTCGATCCGCCGTTTCTCAACGCGCCGCGGTTCCGGGCGGCCCGGTTGCTGCTGGACGACCGTTTCGTCGCGCGTTTCAAGCCTCGCGTCGTCTCGAGCACACTGGCTGTGGCCTGGGTGGCGGCCGGACGGCGGGCCGCCTATGTCACCGATGGGGATTTGCGCGACAGTGTGCATTTCGCGGCCGGGATCGGTTTGTGCCAAGCGGCTGGTTGTGTCGTCACCGCGCTGGACGGCGGGCCGCTGCACTCCGGATCGCAGGGACTTGTCGCGGCTGCGGACTCCGATACGCATTCCGCGTTGCTCGAAATGGTGGCGGCCCAGTTGTCCGGCTGA
- a CDS encoding GNAT family N-acetyltransferase: MINVRRATVDDAAELVRLRGILFGLPDGSNDGNWREASQRILLRRLAEPSPTMAGFVVDQPLEPVSDRPAIMNPSSAETARWVRAVASSGNRLAAGAVGIVEERLGGPGNPHGLVGYMFNVATDPAHRRHGYARACTAALLEWFTTEGANTVDLRATATAEPLYASQGFVRTADPAMRLVRPPQ; this comes from the coding sequence ATGATCAACGTACGGCGGGCCACCGTCGACGACGCTGCCGAGCTGGTCAGGTTGCGGGGAATCCTGTTCGGCCTGCCCGACGGCTCCAATGACGGCAACTGGCGCGAGGCATCCCAGAGAATCCTGCTCCGCCGCCTGGCCGAGCCGTCGCCCACCATGGCCGGTTTCGTCGTCGACCAACCGCTCGAACCCGTCAGCGACCGTCCCGCCATCATGAACCCGTCTTCGGCTGAGACCGCCAGATGGGTGCGGGCCGTGGCGAGCAGCGGGAATCGGCTGGCCGCGGGCGCGGTCGGCATTGTCGAGGAACGTCTGGGCGGCCCGGGCAACCCGCACGGCCTGGTCGGCTACATGTTCAACGTGGCCACCGACCCGGCCCACCGCCGGCACGGGTATGCCCGGGCGTGCACCGCCGCGCTTCTCGAATGGTTCACCACCGAGGGCGCGAACACGGTCGATCTGCGTGCCACAGCCACCGCTGAGCCGCTTTATGCGTCCCAGGGCTTCGTCCGAACCGCTGACCCGGCAATGCGATTGGTACGGCCACCCCAATAA
- a CDS encoding DUF1479 domain-containing protein has protein sequence MPLPHWEETPVDLTGAIREVKAALRAQIATSGRTVEEVFAVVERDMAAEVADVAAAKARGETVWPVISYDDIEAGTVNAADVAKLRKRGCLVVRGHFPREQALAWDAGIVDYVEQNQFFENYRGPGDDFFGSVGSKPEIYPIYWSHAQMEARQSDRMARVQAFLNSQWKHTSDDGTQWFDPERDSLYPDRIRRRPEGADSAGLGTHLDPGTLDLWMTQAYQQAFRHLFDGSVEKYDPWDAAYRTSGPQYPGSTMCSAFRTFQGWTALSDMAHDQGVLHTVPIPGAMAYLMLRPLLNDVPDDDMCGVTVNQVFPATDKWHGLLMEALAGIPDVQAGDSVWWHCDMIHSVAPVQDQKGWGNVMYIPAAPWCPRNEAYAASVREAFLTGSSPSDFPAEHYERDWKNRFTEAGLNETGRRGLGLA, from the coding sequence ATGCCGCTCCCCCACTGGGAGGAGACGCCCGTCGACCTGACCGGCGCGATCCGCGAGGTCAAGGCCGCTCTGCGTGCTCAGATCGCCACCTCCGGCCGTACGGTGGAAGAGGTTTTCGCCGTTGTCGAACGGGACATGGCGGCCGAGGTGGCCGACGTCGCCGCGGCCAAAGCGCGCGGCGAGACGGTGTGGCCGGTCATCTCCTACGACGACATCGAGGCCGGCACGGTCAACGCGGCCGACGTCGCCAAGCTGCGCAAACGGGGTTGCCTGGTGGTGCGCGGCCACTTCCCGCGCGAGCAGGCCCTCGCTTGGGACGCGGGCATCGTCGACTACGTGGAGCAGAACCAGTTCTTCGAGAACTACCGCGGCCCCGGCGACGACTTCTTCGGCAGCGTCGGCTCGAAGCCCGAGATCTACCCGATCTACTGGTCGCACGCGCAAATGGAGGCCCGGCAGAGCGACCGCATGGCCCGCGTGCAGGCGTTCCTCAACAGCCAGTGGAAGCACACCTCGGACGACGGCACCCAGTGGTTCGACCCGGAACGCGACTCGCTCTACCCCGACCGCATCCGCCGCCGTCCCGAGGGCGCCGACTCGGCCGGCCTGGGGACCCACCTCGACCCTGGCACCCTCGACCTGTGGATGACGCAGGCTTATCAACAGGCCTTCCGCCACCTGTTCGACGGGTCTGTGGAGAAGTACGACCCCTGGGACGCGGCCTACCGCACGTCCGGCCCGCAGTATCCCGGCTCCACCATGTGCTCGGCGTTCCGCACGTTCCAGGGCTGGACGGCGCTCTCCGACATGGCCCACGACCAGGGCGTCCTGCACACCGTCCCGATCCCCGGCGCGATGGCGTACCTCATGTTGAGACCCTTGCTCAACGATGTACCGGACGACGACATGTGCGGCGTCACCGTCAACCAGGTGTTCCCGGCCACCGACAAGTGGCACGGGCTGCTGATGGAGGCGTTGGCCGGCATCCCCGACGTGCAGGCGGGTGACTCCGTCTGGTGGCACTGCGACATGATCCACAGCGTCGCCCCGGTCCAGGACCAGAAAGGCTGGGGCAACGTCATGTACATCCCCGCGGCCCCGTGGTGCCCCCGCAACGAGGCATACGCGGCGTCGGTGCGTGAGGCCTTCCTGACCGGTTCGAGCCCGTCCGACTTCCCGGCCGAGCACTACGAACGCGACTGGAAGAACCGCTTCACCGAGGCCGGCCTGAACGAGACCGGTCGCCGCGGCCTGGGCCTGGCCTGA
- a CDS encoding ROK family protein — protein MDRHSGRLVQLPDAPFLLGEIDPVAVLSGRVDGPVHVDNDVNWAAQAERRANPLDDFAYVYLDEGLGCAIVSDGEVRRGHHGLAGEVAHLITVGPGGRAMPLIEVFGELGLRRAGGGTAIDVDRLLAERPREVVTAVGGLVAALATLMDPETVVIGGRWGTALIDEIRRETSQLPRAVHVRAASVDDEPSLSGARADALRRLQELIVGR, from the coding sequence GTGGATCGGCACAGCGGGCGGCTTGTGCAGTTGCCGGATGCGCCATTTCTGCTGGGAGAGATCGACCCGGTGGCGGTGCTGTCCGGTCGTGTTGATGGGCCTGTCCATGTTGACAACGACGTCAACTGGGCCGCGCAGGCTGAGCGTAGAGCCAACCCTCTGGACGACTTCGCGTACGTGTATCTGGATGAGGGGCTGGGTTGCGCGATCGTCAGTGACGGCGAGGTTCGGCGGGGGCATCACGGTCTTGCCGGCGAGGTGGCGCACCTGATCACGGTGGGGCCGGGTGGACGCGCCATGCCGTTGATCGAGGTGTTCGGGGAGTTGGGGCTGCGCAGGGCCGGTGGTGGGACGGCGATCGATGTCGACCGGCTGCTCGCGGAGCGTCCGCGGGAGGTGGTCACCGCGGTGGGCGGGCTGGTCGCGGCCCTCGCCACGCTCATGGACCCCGAGACCGTGGTGATCGGTGGACGGTGGGGAACCGCGTTGATCGACGAGATTCGGCGGGAGACGTCGCAGCTGCCACGGGCCGTGCACGTGCGTGCCGCGTCTGTGGATGACGAACCGTCACTGAGCGGTGCCCGCGCCGACGCTCTCCGCAGGCTCCAAGAGCTGATCGTCGGGCGCTGA
- the fliQ gene encoding flagellar biosynthesis protein FliQ, protein MTDTMIIELGLGAMTIAAKMSAPILITALAVGFAISLFQSVTQIQEATLSFVPKAAAVCAALLFSGNWMLHEMVNYTTQLFTRIPELIAA, encoded by the coding sequence ATGACCGACACGATGATCATCGAGCTGGGTCTGGGCGCCATGACGATCGCGGCCAAGATGTCCGCCCCGATTCTGATCACCGCGCTGGCCGTCGGTTTCGCCATCTCGCTGTTCCAGTCGGTGACCCAGATCCAGGAAGCCACCCTGTCCTTCGTCCCGAAGGCCGCCGCGGTCTGCGCGGCCCTCCTCTTCTCGGGCAACTGGATGCTCCACGAAATGGTCAACTACACCACCCAGCTCTTCACCCGAATCCCCGAACTGATTGCCGCCTGA
- a CDS encoding maleylpyruvate isomerase N-terminal domain-containing protein, whose protein sequence is MDYRRTYRSAAVTFVDLVDRVPADRLDGPGLGDWTLRALIGHTLSSALIQVPPVLATPAKSVNVAAAEGYFAFVRDVPADVYAAAVAASDADAQESAAALDDAGALAGRATQALATVADDDVVSTPVGGMRVRDWLPTRTFELVVHGTDVAAAAGVPVEFDPAAVAGATLLAAKIAVVLGDGAVLLRALTGRSSLPSSFSVV, encoded by the coding sequence GTGGATTACCGCCGGACGTACCGCTCCGCCGCCGTCACCTTCGTCGACCTGGTCGACCGGGTCCCCGCCGACCGTCTGGACGGTCCCGGTCTCGGTGACTGGACCCTGCGCGCCCTGATCGGGCACACGCTGAGCTCGGCGCTGATCCAGGTCCCGCCGGTGCTGGCCACTCCCGCGAAGTCGGTCAACGTCGCCGCCGCGGAGGGCTATTTCGCCTTCGTACGGGATGTGCCCGCCGACGTGTACGCGGCCGCGGTCGCCGCCTCCGACGCCGACGCCCAGGAGTCGGCCGCCGCGCTCGACGACGCTGGCGCCCTGGCCGGCCGCGCGACCCAGGCCCTGGCCACGGTCGCCGACGACGACGTGGTGTCCACCCCGGTGGGCGGCATGCGGGTCCGCGACTGGCTGCCCACCCGTACGTTCGAGCTGGTCGTCCACGGTACCGACGTGGCCGCCGCGGCCGGTGTGCCCGTCGAGTTCGACCCCGCCGCCGTGGCCGGGGCCACCCTGCTGGCCGCCAAGATCGCGGTAGTCCTGGGCGACGGCGCGGTGCTGCTGCGGGCGCTGACGGGCCGTTCGTCCCTTCCGTCCTCGTTCTCGGTGGTCTGA
- a CDS encoding RICIN domain-containing protein, whose protein sequence is MRAVISVAILVAALLAPAGPAQAATTGLFISGHDGRCLDADIATPTRNGTKVQGWQCIPGNRNQRWTHFGDGTIRSSWDGRCLDEDIAGGVRNGTKVQLWDCNGWLNQKWDVHANGAITSRHDGRCLDLDIAGGTRNGTKVQVWDCNGWLNQKWHR, encoded by the coding sequence ATGCGTGCGGTAATCTCTGTTGCCATCCTCGTCGCGGCCCTGCTCGCACCGGCCGGACCCGCCCAGGCCGCCACGACCGGGCTTTTCATCAGCGGCCACGACGGCCGTTGCCTGGACGCCGACATCGCGACCCCGACCCGCAACGGCACCAAAGTGCAGGGGTGGCAGTGCATTCCGGGCAATCGCAACCAGCGCTGGACCCATTTCGGCGACGGCACGATTCGCAGTTCCTGGGACGGGCGATGCCTCGACGAGGACATCGCCGGCGGCGTCCGCAACGGCACCAAGGTGCAGTTGTGGGACTGCAACGGATGGCTCAACCAGAAATGGGACGTCCACGCCAACGGCGCCATCACCAGCCGGCACGACGGCCGCTGTCTCGACCTGGACATCGCCGGCGGCACCCGGAACGGGACGAAGGTGCAGGTTTGGGACTGCAACGGTTGGCTGAACCAGAAATGGCACCGATAA
- a CDS encoding ChaB family protein, which produces MPARDDMPATLKRSPKKAQDTYAETHDSAVEQYGEGERAHRTAFSAVKHSFEKVGDHWEPKSKKGPSDSKAAGGRGTKAKTAGGVDANASKEHLLDVAKRLDVTGRSRMTKAELVEAIQKANKRASRK; this is translated from the coding sequence ATGCCAGCACGCGACGACATGCCGGCGACGCTCAAGCGGTCGCCGAAGAAGGCCCAGGACACGTACGCGGAAACGCACGACTCGGCCGTCGAGCAGTACGGCGAGGGGGAGCGCGCGCATCGCACCGCGTTCTCGGCCGTCAAGCACTCGTTCGAAAAGGTCGGCGACCACTGGGAACCCAAGTCGAAGAAGGGTCCCAGCGACTCCAAGGCCGCCGGCGGGCGGGGCACGAAGGCGAAGACTGCCGGCGGGGTGGACGCCAACGCCAGCAAGGAGCATCTGCTCGACGTCGCCAAGCGGCTCGATGTGACCGGCCGGTCCCGCATGACCAAGGCCGAGCTCGTCGAGGCCATCCAGAAGGCGAACAAGCGGGCATCGCGCAAGTGA
- a CDS encoding DUF1810 domain-containing protein, which translates to MSLDRFVRAQEGVFDDAMAELEAGRKRTHWMWFVFPQLAGLGSSSTARTYAIRDLDEARQYLAHPVLGPRLRTAADILVRADRSASDIFGYPDDLKLRSSMTLFAAAADDPALFQQVIDHFYDGPDQRTLDLLNG; encoded by the coding sequence GTGAGCCTCGATCGGTTCGTGCGGGCCCAGGAGGGCGTGTTCGACGACGCGATGGCCGAGCTGGAGGCGGGCCGCAAACGCACACATTGGATGTGGTTCGTCTTCCCCCAGCTCGCCGGCCTCGGCTCGAGTTCAACAGCCCGCACGTACGCGATCAGGGACCTCGACGAGGCGCGGCAGTACCTGGCCCACCCCGTTCTCGGCCCACGCCTCCGTACGGCCGCCGATATCCTGGTGAGAGCCGACAGAAGCGCCAGTGACATCTTCGGCTACCCGGATGATCTCAAGTTGCGCTCCTCGATGACGCTGTTCGCCGCGGCGGCCGACGACCCGGCCCTGTTCCAGCAGGTCATCGACCACTTCTACGACGGCCCCGACCAGCGCACCCTCGATCTGCTGAACGGCTGA
- a CDS encoding isocitrate lyase/PEP mutase family protein has translation MKARFKALHEAGTFVMPNPWDVGSARILEGLGFPALATTSSGLAATLGKADQQVTRDELVAHVRALTAAIGVPLNVDAERCFDDVTATVELLAQAGAAGISIEDYDPARERIETVEEGARRVALAKEACARHGVVLTARAENLLYGHDDLDDTIRRLRAYRQAGADVVYAPGLRAPEDIARVVAEVAAPVNVLAVAGAPPVDELAKLGVRRVSTGGALAWAAYGALRDAARELLDLGTTTFRSRSLTGEEIAAIADRGQAAAASS, from the coding sequence ATGAAGGCACGGTTCAAGGCCCTGCACGAGGCGGGCACGTTCGTCATGCCGAACCCGTGGGACGTCGGATCGGCGCGGATCCTCGAGGGGCTGGGGTTCCCGGCCCTGGCCACCACGTCGTCCGGGCTGGCCGCCACGCTGGGCAAGGCCGACCAGCAGGTGACCCGAGACGAGCTGGTCGCCCACGTGCGCGCGCTGACCGCGGCGATCGGCGTGCCGCTCAACGTCGACGCCGAGCGCTGCTTCGACGACGTCACCGCAACCGTCGAACTGCTCGCGCAGGCGGGCGCGGCGGGCATCTCGATCGAGGACTACGACCCGGCACGGGAACGGATCGAGACCGTCGAGGAGGGTGCGCGGCGGGTCGCGCTGGCCAAGGAGGCCTGCGCCCGGCACGGGGTGGTGCTGACCGCACGGGCCGAGAACCTGCTGTACGGGCACGACGACCTGGACGACACGATTCGGCGGCTGCGCGCCTACCGGCAGGCCGGGGCAGACGTCGTGTACGCGCCGGGGCTGCGCGCGCCCGAGGACATCGCCCGGGTGGTGGCCGAGGTCGCGGCGCCGGTGAACGTGCTGGCCGTGGCCGGGGCGCCGCCGGTGGACGAACTGGCGAAGCTGGGCGTACGGCGGGTGTCCACCGGCGGCGCGCTGGCCTGGGCGGCGTACGGGGCCTTGCGCGACGCCGCCCGGGAACTGCTCGATCTCGGGACCACCACGTTCCGGTCCCGGTCGCTGACAGGTGAGGAGATCGCGGCTATAGCTGACCGTGGACAGGCGGCTGCGGCTTCGTCATGA
- a CDS encoding metalloregulator ArsR/SmtB family transcription factor → MDRTAAAIADPVRRHILAMLRDGELPARRIAERFPISRPAVSRHLRVLRESGLVHDTLVGRERMYRLDTGPLTEVAEWIAGFGAPVAGLWSQRLDALETEVHRTRRDRRDAKNAARGAGETATNTRAGSGDPATNTAQDAGIPAQDAGMKTRTARQEDIA, encoded by the coding sequence ATGGACCGGACGGCGGCTGCTATCGCCGATCCCGTACGGCGGCACATCCTCGCGATGCTGCGCGACGGGGAACTGCCCGCGCGCCGCATCGCCGAGCGGTTCCCGATCAGCCGGCCCGCCGTGAGCCGGCACCTGCGGGTGCTGCGCGAGTCCGGGCTGGTCCACGACACGCTCGTCGGCCGCGAGCGGATGTATCGGCTCGACACCGGCCCGCTGACCGAGGTGGCCGAGTGGATCGCCGGGTTCGGCGCGCCGGTGGCCGGGCTCTGGAGTCAGCGGCTCGACGCGCTCGAGACCGAGGTGCACCGCACCCGGCGCGACCGCCGCGACGCCAAGAACGCGGCCCGGGGCGCCGGAGAAACGGCGACGAACACCCGGGCGGGCTCCGGAGACCCCGCGACGAACACGGCGCAGGACGCCGGAATTCCAGCCCAGGACGCCGGAATGAAGAC